The following are encoded together in the Triticum dicoccoides isolate Atlit2015 ecotype Zavitan chromosome 6B, WEW_v2.0, whole genome shotgun sequence genome:
- the LOC119321083 gene encoding formin-like protein 5 — MCAAPPPPLPGAAAPASVRRPIGPPPPPRHGPAPSAAPQTRLLLAYSSRTARLNHPARETKPQQKAPPPPHTDPRSIPHLPSTFYRATAAPPPSHFCCAAAVSPVPVHLPPRCLRLAPVQLLSRGRRLALPPSTFCCAATAQNTGHPAPRTANTFLPHLPRRRPGLSSHLPCISGAFAAGGFHPLARIRHPSTIRIEPPPRVNPILLPWVNPIEVTSKALPWPLAVLPQLPGVRSARHRPGSPATLPSPPRPGSTATALPFACLASLWLSTINGWATKKLQARRLQSDGRQWSYVGRAQPCSTPEQDREVRWCCRDIGADERITLKLSGL, encoded by the exons ATGTGCgctgcaccgccgccgcctcttccgggTGCCGCCGCCCCCGCTTCCGTCCGGCGCCCCATCGGCCCGCCTCCTCCGCCGCGCCACGGACCTGCCCCCTCCGCCGCGCCGCAGACCCGCCTCCTCCTGGCGTATTCCTCCCGCACGGCAAG ACTAAACCACCCAGCCCGAGAAACCAAACCGCAACAAAaagccccacccccaccccacactgACCCCCGATCCATCCCCCACCTCCCCTCCACCTTctaccgcgccaccgccgccccacCCCCTTCCCACTTCTGCTGTGCTGCCGCCGTTTCGCCCGTCCCCGTCCACCTTCCGCCGCGATGCCTCCGCCTCGCCCCCGTCCAACTTCTGTCGCGCGGCCGCCGTCTGGCCCTGCCCCCGTCCACCTTCTGCTGCGCCGCCACCGCCCAAAATACCGGCCATCCCGCGCCGCGCACCGCCAACACCTTCCTTCCTCATTTGCCCCGCCGCCGGCCTGGGCTCTCTTCGCACCTTCCCTGCATCTCCGGTGCCTTCGCCGCAGGTGGATTCCACCCCCTCGCCCGGATCCGCCACCCATCCACGATCCGGATCGAGCCTCCGCCACGGGTGAACCCCATCCTCCTCCCATGGGTGAACCCCATCGAGGTGACCTCCAAGGCCCTACCCTGGCCCCTAGCCGTCCTCCCGCAGCTGCCAGGCGTCAGATCTGCGCGTCACCGTCCCGGGTCACCGGCGACTCTTCCCTCTCCTCCCCGTCCCGGGTCAACAGCCACCGCGTTGCCGTTCGCCTGCCTAGCCTCTCTCTGGCTCTCCACCATCAACGGGTGGGCGACAAAAAAGTTGCAGGCACGCAGGCTGCAATCTGACGGCCGTCAATGGTCATATGTCGGACGAGCCCAACCGTGCAGTACGCCAGAGCAG GATAGAGAAGTACGATGGTGTTGCAGAGATATTGGAGCAGATGAGAGAATAACCTTGAAGTTGAGTGGTTTGTAA